The proteins below are encoded in one region of Syntrophotalea carbinolica DSM 2380:
- a CDS encoding glycosyltransferase family 2 protein has product MLHKKNTPLVTIAIPNYNMGKYIGGAIESALSQTFTDFELLIVNNVSTDNSWDIIKHYKKMDSRIVAVNLDRHIPLPIKNWNKCLDIARGKYIVFLHADDILKPDFLKLNLEVFDSNPDLGYVFAEKEYIDDQGNVYPSHVFYKDSGIIPGMEEARVNLLGWHTAPVQMLIRTECMREVGGYEFSDCLPVLLLNFGWDVGYRKEILVQYRRHEASASSISIKDKTLIQVLYLTKMMALNLFLPPGTERLEELKPEIKKNTAMACLKAYCMDVLGRNENSLCREYMHLARGFWEGVCDNPLYQFLEKACLKCDWTPEALNKAWSAIAPPTPGTAPPYPLPEGSRPFTAKNISRQAPVDAIIPPMP; this is encoded by the coding sequence ATGTTACACAAAAAAAACACCCCATTGGTTACCATTGCCATACCTAACTACAACATGGGGAAATATATTGGTGGGGCTATTGAAAGTGCACTATCACAAACCTTTACCGATTTTGAATTACTTATTGTAAACAACGTTTCAACCGATAATTCCTGGGACATTATCAAACACTATAAAAAAATGGATAGCAGGATTGTTGCCGTAAACCTGGATAGACATATACCTCTGCCGATAAAAAACTGGAATAAATGCCTCGATATTGCCCGTGGCAAATATATAGTATTTTTACATGCAGACGACATACTAAAACCGGATTTTTTAAAACTAAACCTTGAAGTTTTCGATTCAAATCCGGACTTAGGTTATGTCTTCGCCGAAAAGGAGTATATCGACGACCAAGGCAACGTCTATCCCAGCCATGTTTTTTATAAAGACAGTGGAATCATACCCGGCATGGAAGAAGCCAGGGTCAATCTCCTGGGTTGGCACACCGCACCCGTCCAAATGTTGATCAGGACGGAATGCATGCGCGAGGTCGGAGGATATGAGTTTTCCGATTGTCTCCCGGTCCTCTTACTCAATTTCGGTTGGGATGTCGGATACAGAAAAGAAATACTGGTTCAATACAGGAGGCACGAAGCTTCAGCCTCATCGATCAGCATCAAGGATAAAACCTTGATCCAGGTGCTGTATCTGACCAAAATGATGGCCTTGAACCTGTTCCTCCCCCCCGGGACAGAACGGCTCGAGGAACTTAAACCGGAAATCAAGAAAAACACGGCCATGGCCTGCCTCAAGGCTTATTGCATGGACGTGTTGGGTCGCAACGAAAACAGTCTGTGTCGCGAATACATGCACCTCGCCCGGGGCTTCTGGGAGGGAGTCTGCGACAACCCTCTCTATCAATTCCTCGAAAAAGCTTGCCTGAAATGCGACTGGACGCCGGAGGCCTTGAATAAAGCATGGTCCGCCATCGCCCCCCCCACGCCGGGAACAGCACCCCCGTATCCGCTTCCGGAGGGATCGCGGCCCTTTACGGCAAAAAACATCTCCCGACAGGCACCGGTCGATGCTATCATTCCGCCGATGCCATAA